From the genome of Uranotaenia lowii strain MFRU-FL chromosome 1, ASM2978415v1, whole genome shotgun sequence, one region includes:
- the LOC129738157 gene encoding cell division cycle 5-like protein, which yields QWRTIAPIIGRTAAQCLERYEYLLDQAQRKEEGEDAADDPRKLKPGEIDPNPETKPARPDPKDMDEDELEMLSEARARLANTQGKKAKRKAREKQLEEARRLAALQKRRELRAAGIGLGNRKRKLKGINYNEEIPFEKAPAPGFYDTSEEHVVPIAADFSSLRQQTLDGELRTEKEARERKKDKEKIKQKKENEIPLAMLQNQEPAKKRSKLVLPEPQISDQELQQVVKLGRASEIAKEVASESGVETTDALLADYSITPQVAATPRTPAPVTDRILQEAQNMMALTHVDTPLKGGANTLLVQSDFSGALPQSQAVATPNTVLATPFHSQRGPDGSATPGGFLTPASGALLPVGATPGSQSGVTPSLVRDKLNINAEDTMSVTETPAAYKNYQKQLKSSLKEGLASLPTPRNDYEIVVPDNEIDESADTGADQLPMVADQADVDAQRKQAQVAREAKELSLRSQVIQRDLPRPLEINMTVLRPPNEMHGLAELQRAEELVKQEMVKMLHYDAVRNPISNLQAPPPKKNPLAQHLSYLEQFPYEDIDESDLDQARDMLKEEMTVVKAGMAHGDLSLESYTQVWQECLAQVLYLPSQNRYTRANLASKKDRIESAEKRLEINRKQMAKEAKRCGKIEKKLKILTGGYQARAQALIKQFGDTNEQIEQNQIALSTFKFLATQEDLAIPKRLESLTEDVMRQTEREKTLQKRYSHLLEEFRELFREETQSHQREQPRVHVALQNGRREPCMEEESQEEEHPTHRDSDRGEENEELEQRANGRFEEEAEDGSVDEAEHDEEHETEQQEQRVDEDHGAEGEQVQDDAMDYQQDDDDDDDDEGNED from the coding sequence CAATGGAGGACAATTGCTCCGATTATTGGACGTACGGCAGCACAGTGTCTGGAACGGTACGAGTACCTCCTGGATCAGGCCCAGCGGAAGGAAGAAGGGGAAGATGCGGCGGATGATCCGAGAAAGTTGAAACCCGGCGAGATTGATCCCAATCCAGAGACCAAACCGGCTCGACCAGATCCGAAAGACATGGATGAAGACGAACTGGAAATGTTGTCGGAGGCTAGGGCTCGATTGGCCAACACTCAGGGAAAAAAGGCTAAACGTAAGGCAAGGGAGAAGCAACTGGAAGAAGCTAGACGTTTGGCAGCTTTACAGAAACGACGAGAATTGAGAGCAGCCGGTATTGGATTGGGCAACCGGAAACGAAAGTTGAAGGGTATCAATTATAATGAGGAAATTCCATTCGAAAAGGCTCCAGCTCCTGGATTCTATGATACTTCGGAAGAGCATGTGGTTCCGATTGCCGCGGATTTCTCGAGTTTGAGACAACAAACTTTGGACGGGGAGTTGCGAACCGAAAAGGAAGCCCGAGAACGCAAGAAGGACAAAGAAAAGATCAAGCAAAAGAAGGAAAATGAGATCCCATTGGCCATGCTTCAAAATCAAGAACCTGCCAAAAAGCGTTCTAAGCTGGTACTACCAGAACCGCAAATATCTGATCAGGAACTGCAACAAGTGGTCAAATTGGGTCGAGCTAGCGAGATCGCGAAAGAGGTTGCTTCCGAATCTGGAGTTGAGACAACGGATGCTTTGTTGGCAGATTACAGTATAACCCCACAAGTTGCAGCCACTCCCAGAACTCCAGCACCAGTCACCGATCGTATTTTACAAGAGGCTCAAAATATGATGGCTTTGACACATGTTGATACACCCTTGAAAGGAGGTGCGAATACTCTTTTAGTTCAGTCTGATTTCTCAGGAGCTTTACCACAAAGCCAAGCAGTGGCCACACCAAACACAGTTTTGGCCACACCGTTTCATTCGCAGCGGGGTCCAGATGGATCTGCTACTCCCGGAGGATTTCTTACTCCTGCTTCGGGAGCCTTGCTACCCGTTGGGGCAACACCTGGTAGCCAGTCAGGTGTAACTCCAAGTCTTGTGCGGGATAAGTTAAATATAAACGCCGAAGACACGATGTCTGTCACTGAAACGCCCGCTgcttacaaaaattatcaaaaacagttgaaatctTCGTTAAAGGAAGGCCTAGCGTCGCTTCCTACGCCGAGGAATGATTACGAGATTGTAGTTCCGGATAACGAGATAGACGAATCAGCCGATACTGGAGCAGATCAGTTGCCAATGGTTGCAGACCAAGCGGATGTTGACGCACAACGCAAACAAGCGCAGGTTGCACGGGAAGCCAAGGAACTATCTCTTCGTTCTCAGGTCATTCAGCGGGATCTTCCTAGACCGCTGGAGATCAACATGACTGTTCTGCGTCCACCGAACGAAATGCATGGTCTAGCCGAGTTGCAGCGGGCCGAAGAACTTGTCAAACAGGAAATGGTCAAAATGCTCCACTACGACGCTGTTCGAAATCCGATAAGCAACCTTCAAGCACCACCGCCAAAAAAGAATCCCCTTGCTCAACACCTTTCGTATCTGGAACAGTTTCCCTACGAAGATATTGATGAATCGGATCTGGATCAAGCACGCGATATGTTGAAGGAAGAAATGACCGTCGTTAAAGCCGGAATGGCCCATGGAGATCTTTCGTTGGAAAGTTATACGCAGGTCTGGCAGGAATGTTTGGCACAGGTTCTCTATCTTCCCAGTCAAAACCGTTATACTCGTGCTAATTTGGCCAGTAAAAAGGACCGTATTGAGTCCGCTGAAAAACGACTTGAAATCAATCGCAAGCAAATGGCCAAAGAAGCCAAACGGTGTGGTAAGATagagaaaaaacttaaaatcctAACAGGTGGCTATCAAGCCAGGGCTCAAGCTCTGATTAAACAATTTGGGGATACCAACGAACAGATTGAGCAGAATCAGATCGCACTGTCTACGTTCAAATTCTTGGCTACCCAGGAAGACTTGGCCATCCCGAAGCGGCTCGAATCGCTTACCGAAGACGTGATGCGCCAAACAGAACGAGAGAAAACACTTCAGAAACGCTACTCTCATTTGCTGGAAGAATTTCGTGAGCTGTTCCGGGAGGAAACCCAGTCACATCAACGGGAGCAACCGAGAGTTCACGTTGCCCTGCAAAATGGTCGACGGGAACCGTGCATGGAAGAGGAATCACAAGAAGAAGAGCATCCGACCCATCGTGATTCTGACCGAGGGGAAGAAAATGAAGAGTTGGAACAACGGGCTAATGGACGGTTCGAGGAGGAAGCTGAAGATGGTTCGGTGGATGAGGCTGAACACGATGAAGAGCATGAAACCGAGCAACAAGAGCAGCGGGTTGATGAAGATCACGGCGCCGAGGGTGAGCAGGTGCAGGACGATGCCATGGACTACCAACaagatgacgacgacgacgacgacgacgaagggAATGAGGATTGA